A single Camelus ferus isolate YT-003-E chromosome 3, BCGSAC_Cfer_1.0, whole genome shotgun sequence DNA region contains:
- the APBB3 gene encoding amyloid-beta A4 precursor protein-binding family B member 3 isoform X3 — MLGKDYMLAIILVNCDDDLWGDQSLEGEPGLPPGWRKIRDAAGTYYWHVPSGSTQWQRPTWEPGDAEDPGTRTEGIWGLRPPKGRSFSSLESSLDRSNSLSWYGEDSYIQRVEPGAKCFAVRSLGWVEVPEEDLVPGKSSIAVNNCIQQLAQTRSQSQPPDGAWGEGQNMLMILKKDAMSLVNPLDRSLIHCQPLVHIRVWGVGSSKGRDFAFVAGDKDSCMLKCHVFRCDVPAKAIASALHGLCAQILSERVGVSGDSPCCSLDPITPEDLPRQAPVPSERWRKGSLREYPGQHGVYISVELLDAVSQAAQTYEALYIGTLPVTKAMGMDVLNEAIGALTTRGDQDTWVPAILSVSDSLMTAHPIQAEAGAEEEPLWQCPVRLVTFIGVGRDPHTFGLIADLGRQSFQCAAFWCQPHAGGLSEAVQAACMVQYQKCLVASAVRGKAWGAQARARLRLKRTSSVDSPGGSLPLPLLKGGVGGAGAAPRKRGVFSFLDAFRLKPSLLHMP; from the exons ATGCTGGGCAAGGATTACATGCTGGCCATCATTCTGGTCAACTGCGATG ATGATTTGTGGGGGGACCAGAGTCTGGAGGGGGAGCCAGGCCTGCCCCCTGGCTGGAGGAAGATCCGTGATGCTGCAGGTACTTACTATTGGCATGTACCCAGCGGTAGCACCCAGTGGCAGCGCCCAACCTGGGAGCCAGGAGATGCAGAGGACCCAGGCACG AGGACGGAGGGAATCTGGGGACTTCGGCCCCCCAAGGGGAGATCCTTTTCCAGCCTGGAGAGCTCATTGGACCGGAG TAACTCTCTGTCCTGGTATGGTGAAGACTCCTACATCCAGAGAGTGGAGCCAGGGGCTAAG TGCTTTGCAGTCCGGTCTCTGGGCTGGGTAGAGGTACCTGAAGAGGATCTGGTACCAGGGAAGAGCAGTATCGCAGTCAATAACTGCATCCAGCAGCTGGCCCAGACCCGCAGTCAGAGCCAGCCCCCAGATGGTGCCTGGGGCGAG GGCCAGAACATGCTGATGATCCTGAAGAAGGATGCCATGAGCCTGGTGAATCCCCTGGACCGCAGTCTGATCCACTGCCAGCCTCTGGTGCACATCCGTGTATGGGGTGTGGGCAGTTCCAAGGGCCG GGACTTCGCTTTTGTGGCGGGTGATAAAGACAGCTGTATGCTCAAGTGCCATGTGTTTCGCTGTGACGTCCCTGCCAAGGCCATTGCCAGTGCCCTACATGGGCTCTGTGCCCAG ATCTTGTCAGAGCGAGTAGGAGTCAGTGGTGATTCCCCTTGCTGCTCACTAGACCCCATCACCCCTGAAGACCTGCCTCGGCAAG CTCCAGTTCCCTCAGAAAGGTGGAGAAAGGGGTCATTGAGAGAGTACCCCGGCCAGCATGGTGTATATATTTCAGTGGAGCTATTGGATGCCGTGAGCCAGGCAGCTCAGACATACGAGGCACTGTACATCGGGACCCTGCCAGTCACCAAAGCCATGG GCATGGACGTGCTGAACGAGGCCATTGGTGCTCTCACCACCCGCGGGGACCAGGATACCTGGGTCCCTGCCATACTCAGTGTGTCTGACTCTCTCATGACTGCACATCCTATTCAG GCAGAGGCTGGTGCAGAGGAGGAGCCACTGTGGCAGTGCCCTGTGCGCCTTGTGACCTTTATTGGCGTTGGCCGTGACCCACACACCTTTGGCCTCATTGCTGACCTGGGCCGTCAGAGCTTCCAGTGTGCGGCCTTCTGGTGCCAGCCCCATGCAGGGGGACTCTCCGAAGCTGTGCAGGCTGCTTGCATG GTTCAGTACCAGAAGTGTCTTGTGGCCTCTGCAGTCCGAGGCAAGGCCTGGGGTGCCCAGGCCCGTGCCCGCCTGCGGCTCAAGCGGACCAGCTCTGTGGATTCCCCAGGAggttccctgccccttcccctgctcaaaggaggggttgggggtgcagGGGCAGCCCCACGAAAGCGgggtgtcttctcttttcttgatgCCTTCCGGCTGAAACCCTCTCTGCTCCACATGCCCTAA
- the APBB3 gene encoding amyloid-beta A4 precursor protein-binding family B member 3 isoform X2, with translation MLGKDYMLAIILVNCDDDLWGDQSLEGEPGLPPGWRKIRDAAGTYYWHVPSGSTQWQRPTWEPGDAEDPGTRTEGIWGLRPPKGRSFSSLESSLDRSNSLSWYGEDSYIQRVEPGAKCFAVRSLGWVEVPEEDLVPGKSSIAVNNCIQQLAQTRSQSQPPDGAWGEGQNMLMILKKDAMSLVNPLDRSLIHCQPLVHIRVWGVGSSKGRDRDFAFVAGDKDSCMLKCHVFRCDVPAKAIASALHGLCAQILSERVGVSGDSPCCSLDPITPEDLPRQAPVPSERWRKGSLREYPGQHGVYISVELLDAVSQAAQTYEALYIGTLPVTKAMGMDVLNEAIGALTTRGDQDTWVPAILSVSDSLMTAHPIQAEAGAEEEPLWQCPVRLVTFIGVGRDPHTFGLIADLGRQSFQCAAFWCQPHAGGLSEAVQAACMVQYQKCLVASAVRGKAWGAQARARLRLKRTSSVDSPGGSLPLPLLKGGVGGAGAAPRKRGVFSFLDAFRLKPSLLHMP, from the exons ATGCTGGGCAAGGATTACATGCTGGCCATCATTCTGGTCAACTGCGATG ATGATTTGTGGGGGGACCAGAGTCTGGAGGGGGAGCCAGGCCTGCCCCCTGGCTGGAGGAAGATCCGTGATGCTGCAGGTACTTACTATTGGCATGTACCCAGCGGTAGCACCCAGTGGCAGCGCCCAACCTGGGAGCCAGGAGATGCAGAGGACCCAGGCACG AGGACGGAGGGAATCTGGGGACTTCGGCCCCCCAAGGGGAGATCCTTTTCCAGCCTGGAGAGCTCATTGGACCGGAG TAACTCTCTGTCCTGGTATGGTGAAGACTCCTACATCCAGAGAGTGGAGCCAGGGGCTAAG TGCTTTGCAGTCCGGTCTCTGGGCTGGGTAGAGGTACCTGAAGAGGATCTGGTACCAGGGAAGAGCAGTATCGCAGTCAATAACTGCATCCAGCAGCTGGCCCAGACCCGCAGTCAGAGCCAGCCCCCAGATGGTGCCTGGGGCGAG GGCCAGAACATGCTGATGATCCTGAAGAAGGATGCCATGAGCCTGGTGAATCCCCTGGACCGCAGTCTGATCCACTGCCAGCCTCTGGTGCACATCCGTGTATGGGGTGTGGGCAGTTCCAAGGGCCG TGACAG GGACTTCGCTTTTGTGGCGGGTGATAAAGACAGCTGTATGCTCAAGTGCCATGTGTTTCGCTGTGACGTCCCTGCCAAGGCCATTGCCAGTGCCCTACATGGGCTCTGTGCCCAG ATCTTGTCAGAGCGAGTAGGAGTCAGTGGTGATTCCCCTTGCTGCTCACTAGACCCCATCACCCCTGAAGACCTGCCTCGGCAAG CTCCAGTTCCCTCAGAAAGGTGGAGAAAGGGGTCATTGAGAGAGTACCCCGGCCAGCATGGTGTATATATTTCAGTGGAGCTATTGGATGCCGTGAGCCAGGCAGCTCAGACATACGAGGCACTGTACATCGGGACCCTGCCAGTCACCAAAGCCATGG GCATGGACGTGCTGAACGAGGCCATTGGTGCTCTCACCACCCGCGGGGACCAGGATACCTGGGTCCCTGCCATACTCAGTGTGTCTGACTCTCTCATGACTGCACATCCTATTCAG GCAGAGGCTGGTGCAGAGGAGGAGCCACTGTGGCAGTGCCCTGTGCGCCTTGTGACCTTTATTGGCGTTGGCCGTGACCCACACACCTTTGGCCTCATTGCTGACCTGGGCCGTCAGAGCTTCCAGTGTGCGGCCTTCTGGTGCCAGCCCCATGCAGGGGGACTCTCCGAAGCTGTGCAGGCTGCTTGCATG GTTCAGTACCAGAAGTGTCTTGTGGCCTCTGCAGTCCGAGGCAAGGCCTGGGGTGCCCAGGCCCGTGCCCGCCTGCGGCTCAAGCGGACCAGCTCTGTGGATTCCCCAGGAggttccctgccccttcccctgctcaaaggaggggttgggggtgcagGGGCAGCCCCACGAAAGCGgggtgtcttctcttttcttgatgCCTTCCGGCTGAAACCCTCTCTGCTCCACATGCCCTAA
- the APBB3 gene encoding amyloid-beta A4 precursor protein-binding family B member 3 isoform X1, whose protein sequence is MLGKDYMLAIILVNCDDDLWGDQSLEGEPGLPPGWRKIRDAAGTYYWHVPSGSTQWQRPTWEPGDAEDPGTRTEGIWGLRPPKGRSFSSLESSLDRSNSLSWYGEDSYIQRVEPGAKCFAVRSLGWVEVPEEDLVPGKSSIAVNNCIQQLAQTRSQSQPPDGAWGEGQNMLMILKKDAMSLVNPLDRSLIHCQPLVHIRVWGVGSSKGRDSPISDLARDFAFVAGDKDSCMLKCHVFRCDVPAKAIASALHGLCAQILSERVGVSGDSPCCSLDPITPEDLPRQAPVPSERWRKGSLREYPGQHGVYISVELLDAVSQAAQTYEALYIGTLPVTKAMGMDVLNEAIGALTTRGDQDTWVPAILSVSDSLMTAHPIQAEAGAEEEPLWQCPVRLVTFIGVGRDPHTFGLIADLGRQSFQCAAFWCQPHAGGLSEAVQAACMVQYQKCLVASAVRGKAWGAQARARLRLKRTSSVDSPGGSLPLPLLKGGVGGAGAAPRKRGVFSFLDAFRLKPSLLHMP, encoded by the exons ATGCTGGGCAAGGATTACATGCTGGCCATCATTCTGGTCAACTGCGATG ATGATTTGTGGGGGGACCAGAGTCTGGAGGGGGAGCCAGGCCTGCCCCCTGGCTGGAGGAAGATCCGTGATGCTGCAGGTACTTACTATTGGCATGTACCCAGCGGTAGCACCCAGTGGCAGCGCCCAACCTGGGAGCCAGGAGATGCAGAGGACCCAGGCACG AGGACGGAGGGAATCTGGGGACTTCGGCCCCCCAAGGGGAGATCCTTTTCCAGCCTGGAGAGCTCATTGGACCGGAG TAACTCTCTGTCCTGGTATGGTGAAGACTCCTACATCCAGAGAGTGGAGCCAGGGGCTAAG TGCTTTGCAGTCCGGTCTCTGGGCTGGGTAGAGGTACCTGAAGAGGATCTGGTACCAGGGAAGAGCAGTATCGCAGTCAATAACTGCATCCAGCAGCTGGCCCAGACCCGCAGTCAGAGCCAGCCCCCAGATGGTGCCTGGGGCGAG GGCCAGAACATGCTGATGATCCTGAAGAAGGATGCCATGAGCCTGGTGAATCCCCTGGACCGCAGTCTGATCCACTGCCAGCCTCTGGTGCACATCCGTGTATGGGGTGTGGGCAGTTCCAAGGGCCG TGACAG CCCCATCTCTGACCTTGCCAGGGACTTCGCTTTTGTGGCGGGTGATAAAGACAGCTGTATGCTCAAGTGCCATGTGTTTCGCTGTGACGTCCCTGCCAAGGCCATTGCCAGTGCCCTACATGGGCTCTGTGCCCAG ATCTTGTCAGAGCGAGTAGGAGTCAGTGGTGATTCCCCTTGCTGCTCACTAGACCCCATCACCCCTGAAGACCTGCCTCGGCAAG CTCCAGTTCCCTCAGAAAGGTGGAGAAAGGGGTCATTGAGAGAGTACCCCGGCCAGCATGGTGTATATATTTCAGTGGAGCTATTGGATGCCGTGAGCCAGGCAGCTCAGACATACGAGGCACTGTACATCGGGACCCTGCCAGTCACCAAAGCCATGG GCATGGACGTGCTGAACGAGGCCATTGGTGCTCTCACCACCCGCGGGGACCAGGATACCTGGGTCCCTGCCATACTCAGTGTGTCTGACTCTCTCATGACTGCACATCCTATTCAG GCAGAGGCTGGTGCAGAGGAGGAGCCACTGTGGCAGTGCCCTGTGCGCCTTGTGACCTTTATTGGCGTTGGCCGTGACCCACACACCTTTGGCCTCATTGCTGACCTGGGCCGTCAGAGCTTCCAGTGTGCGGCCTTCTGGTGCCAGCCCCATGCAGGGGGACTCTCCGAAGCTGTGCAGGCTGCTTGCATG GTTCAGTACCAGAAGTGTCTTGTGGCCTCTGCAGTCCGAGGCAAGGCCTGGGGTGCCCAGGCCCGTGCCCGCCTGCGGCTCAAGCGGACCAGCTCTGTGGATTCCCCAGGAggttccctgccccttcccctgctcaaaggaggggttgggggtgcagGGGCAGCCCCACGAAAGCGgggtgtcttctcttttcttgatgCCTTCCGGCTGAAACCCTCTCTGCTCCACATGCCCTAA
- the APBB3 gene encoding amyloid-beta A4 precursor protein-binding family B member 3 isoform X7 produces the protein MLGKDYMLAIILVNCDDDLWGDQSLEGEPGLPPGWRKIRDAAGTYYWHVPSGSTQWQRPTWEPGDAEDPGTRTEGIWGLRPPKGRSFSSLESSLDRSNSLSWYGEDSYIQRVEPGAKCFAVRSLGWVEVPEEDLVPGKSSIAVNNCIQQLAQTRSQSQPPDGAWGEGQNMLMILKKDAMSLVNPLDRSLIHCQPLVHIRVWGVGSSKGRDSPISDLARDFAFVAGDKDSCMLKCHVFRCDVPAKAIASALHGLCAQILSERVGVSGDSPCCSLDPITPEDLPRQGMDVLNEAIGALTTRGDQDTWVPAILSVSDSLMTAHPIQAEAGAEEEPLWQCPVRLVTFIGVGRDPHTFGLIADLGRQSFQCAAFWCQPHAGGLSEAVQAACMVQYQKCLVASAVRGKAWGAQARARLRLKRTSSVDSPGGSLPLPLLKGGVGGAGAAPRKRGVFSFLDAFRLKPSLLHMP, from the exons ATGCTGGGCAAGGATTACATGCTGGCCATCATTCTGGTCAACTGCGATG ATGATTTGTGGGGGGACCAGAGTCTGGAGGGGGAGCCAGGCCTGCCCCCTGGCTGGAGGAAGATCCGTGATGCTGCAGGTACTTACTATTGGCATGTACCCAGCGGTAGCACCCAGTGGCAGCGCCCAACCTGGGAGCCAGGAGATGCAGAGGACCCAGGCACG AGGACGGAGGGAATCTGGGGACTTCGGCCCCCCAAGGGGAGATCCTTTTCCAGCCTGGAGAGCTCATTGGACCGGAG TAACTCTCTGTCCTGGTATGGTGAAGACTCCTACATCCAGAGAGTGGAGCCAGGGGCTAAG TGCTTTGCAGTCCGGTCTCTGGGCTGGGTAGAGGTACCTGAAGAGGATCTGGTACCAGGGAAGAGCAGTATCGCAGTCAATAACTGCATCCAGCAGCTGGCCCAGACCCGCAGTCAGAGCCAGCCCCCAGATGGTGCCTGGGGCGAG GGCCAGAACATGCTGATGATCCTGAAGAAGGATGCCATGAGCCTGGTGAATCCCCTGGACCGCAGTCTGATCCACTGCCAGCCTCTGGTGCACATCCGTGTATGGGGTGTGGGCAGTTCCAAGGGCCG TGACAG CCCCATCTCTGACCTTGCCAGGGACTTCGCTTTTGTGGCGGGTGATAAAGACAGCTGTATGCTCAAGTGCCATGTGTTTCGCTGTGACGTCCCTGCCAAGGCCATTGCCAGTGCCCTACATGGGCTCTGTGCCCAG ATCTTGTCAGAGCGAGTAGGAGTCAGTGGTGATTCCCCTTGCTGCTCACTAGACCCCATCACCCCTGAAGACCTGCCTCGGCAAG GCATGGACGTGCTGAACGAGGCCATTGGTGCTCTCACCACCCGCGGGGACCAGGATACCTGGGTCCCTGCCATACTCAGTGTGTCTGACTCTCTCATGACTGCACATCCTATTCAG GCAGAGGCTGGTGCAGAGGAGGAGCCACTGTGGCAGTGCCCTGTGCGCCTTGTGACCTTTATTGGCGTTGGCCGTGACCCACACACCTTTGGCCTCATTGCTGACCTGGGCCGTCAGAGCTTCCAGTGTGCGGCCTTCTGGTGCCAGCCCCATGCAGGGGGACTCTCCGAAGCTGTGCAGGCTGCTTGCATG GTTCAGTACCAGAAGTGTCTTGTGGCCTCTGCAGTCCGAGGCAAGGCCTGGGGTGCCCAGGCCCGTGCCCGCCTGCGGCTCAAGCGGACCAGCTCTGTGGATTCCCCAGGAggttccctgccccttcccctgctcaaaggaggggttgggggtgcagGGGCAGCCCCACGAAAGCGgggtgtcttctcttttcttgatgCCTTCCGGCTGAAACCCTCTCTGCTCCACATGCCCTAA
- the APBB3 gene encoding amyloid-beta A4 precursor protein-binding family B member 3 isoform X4 — translation MLGKDYMLAIILVNCDDDLWGDQSLEGEPGLPPGWRKIRDAAGTYYWHVPSGSTQWQRPTWEPGDAEDPGTRTEGIWGLRPPKGRSFSSLESSLDRSNSLSWYGEDSYIQRVEPGAKCFAVRSLGWVEVPEEDLVPGKSSIAVNNCIQQLAQTRSQSQPPDGAWGEGQNMLMILKKDAMSLVNPLDRSLIHCQPLVHIRVWGVGSSKGRDSPISDLARDFAFVAGDKDSCMLKCHVFRCDVPAKAIASALHGLCAQILSERVGVSGDSPCCSLDPITPEDLPRQVELLDAVSQAAQTYEALYIGTLPVTKAMGMDVLNEAIGALTTRGDQDTWVPAILSVSDSLMTAHPIQAEAGAEEEPLWQCPVRLVTFIGVGRDPHTFGLIADLGRQSFQCAAFWCQPHAGGLSEAVQAACMVQYQKCLVASAVRGKAWGAQARARLRLKRTSSVDSPGGSLPLPLLKGGVGGAGAAPRKRGVFSFLDAFRLKPSLLHMP, via the exons ATGCTGGGCAAGGATTACATGCTGGCCATCATTCTGGTCAACTGCGATG ATGATTTGTGGGGGGACCAGAGTCTGGAGGGGGAGCCAGGCCTGCCCCCTGGCTGGAGGAAGATCCGTGATGCTGCAGGTACTTACTATTGGCATGTACCCAGCGGTAGCACCCAGTGGCAGCGCCCAACCTGGGAGCCAGGAGATGCAGAGGACCCAGGCACG AGGACGGAGGGAATCTGGGGACTTCGGCCCCCCAAGGGGAGATCCTTTTCCAGCCTGGAGAGCTCATTGGACCGGAG TAACTCTCTGTCCTGGTATGGTGAAGACTCCTACATCCAGAGAGTGGAGCCAGGGGCTAAG TGCTTTGCAGTCCGGTCTCTGGGCTGGGTAGAGGTACCTGAAGAGGATCTGGTACCAGGGAAGAGCAGTATCGCAGTCAATAACTGCATCCAGCAGCTGGCCCAGACCCGCAGTCAGAGCCAGCCCCCAGATGGTGCCTGGGGCGAG GGCCAGAACATGCTGATGATCCTGAAGAAGGATGCCATGAGCCTGGTGAATCCCCTGGACCGCAGTCTGATCCACTGCCAGCCTCTGGTGCACATCCGTGTATGGGGTGTGGGCAGTTCCAAGGGCCG TGACAG CCCCATCTCTGACCTTGCCAGGGACTTCGCTTTTGTGGCGGGTGATAAAGACAGCTGTATGCTCAAGTGCCATGTGTTTCGCTGTGACGTCCCTGCCAAGGCCATTGCCAGTGCCCTACATGGGCTCTGTGCCCAG ATCTTGTCAGAGCGAGTAGGAGTCAGTGGTGATTCCCCTTGCTGCTCACTAGACCCCATCACCCCTGAAGACCTGCCTCGGCAAG TGGAGCTATTGGATGCCGTGAGCCAGGCAGCTCAGACATACGAGGCACTGTACATCGGGACCCTGCCAGTCACCAAAGCCATGG GCATGGACGTGCTGAACGAGGCCATTGGTGCTCTCACCACCCGCGGGGACCAGGATACCTGGGTCCCTGCCATACTCAGTGTGTCTGACTCTCTCATGACTGCACATCCTATTCAG GCAGAGGCTGGTGCAGAGGAGGAGCCACTGTGGCAGTGCCCTGTGCGCCTTGTGACCTTTATTGGCGTTGGCCGTGACCCACACACCTTTGGCCTCATTGCTGACCTGGGCCGTCAGAGCTTCCAGTGTGCGGCCTTCTGGTGCCAGCCCCATGCAGGGGGACTCTCCGAAGCTGTGCAGGCTGCTTGCATG GTTCAGTACCAGAAGTGTCTTGTGGCCTCTGCAGTCCGAGGCAAGGCCTGGGGTGCCCAGGCCCGTGCCCGCCTGCGGCTCAAGCGGACCAGCTCTGTGGATTCCCCAGGAggttccctgccccttcccctgctcaaaggaggggttgggggtgcagGGGCAGCCCCACGAAAGCGgggtgtcttctcttttcttgatgCCTTCCGGCTGAAACCCTCTCTGCTCCACATGCCCTAA
- the APBB3 gene encoding amyloid-beta A4 precursor protein-binding family B member 3 isoform X5: MLGKDYMLAIILVNCDDDLWGDQSLEGEPGLPPGWRKIRDAAGTYYWHVPSGSTQWQRPTWEPGDAEDPGTRTEGIWGLRPPKGRSFSSLESSLDRSNSLSWYGEDSYIQRVEPGAKCFAVRSLGWVEVPEEDLVPGKSSIAVNNCIQQLAQTRSQSQPPDGAWGEGQNMLMILKKDAMSLVNPLDRSLIHCQPLVHIRVWGVGSSKGRDRDFAFVAGDKDSCMLKCHVFRCDVPAKAIASALHGLCAQILSERVGVSGDSPCCSLDPITPEDLPRQVELLDAVSQAAQTYEALYIGTLPVTKAMGMDVLNEAIGALTTRGDQDTWVPAILSVSDSLMTAHPIQAEAGAEEEPLWQCPVRLVTFIGVGRDPHTFGLIADLGRQSFQCAAFWCQPHAGGLSEAVQAACMVQYQKCLVASAVRGKAWGAQARARLRLKRTSSVDSPGGSLPLPLLKGGVGGAGAAPRKRGVFSFLDAFRLKPSLLHMP; this comes from the exons ATGCTGGGCAAGGATTACATGCTGGCCATCATTCTGGTCAACTGCGATG ATGATTTGTGGGGGGACCAGAGTCTGGAGGGGGAGCCAGGCCTGCCCCCTGGCTGGAGGAAGATCCGTGATGCTGCAGGTACTTACTATTGGCATGTACCCAGCGGTAGCACCCAGTGGCAGCGCCCAACCTGGGAGCCAGGAGATGCAGAGGACCCAGGCACG AGGACGGAGGGAATCTGGGGACTTCGGCCCCCCAAGGGGAGATCCTTTTCCAGCCTGGAGAGCTCATTGGACCGGAG TAACTCTCTGTCCTGGTATGGTGAAGACTCCTACATCCAGAGAGTGGAGCCAGGGGCTAAG TGCTTTGCAGTCCGGTCTCTGGGCTGGGTAGAGGTACCTGAAGAGGATCTGGTACCAGGGAAGAGCAGTATCGCAGTCAATAACTGCATCCAGCAGCTGGCCCAGACCCGCAGTCAGAGCCAGCCCCCAGATGGTGCCTGGGGCGAG GGCCAGAACATGCTGATGATCCTGAAGAAGGATGCCATGAGCCTGGTGAATCCCCTGGACCGCAGTCTGATCCACTGCCAGCCTCTGGTGCACATCCGTGTATGGGGTGTGGGCAGTTCCAAGGGCCG TGACAG GGACTTCGCTTTTGTGGCGGGTGATAAAGACAGCTGTATGCTCAAGTGCCATGTGTTTCGCTGTGACGTCCCTGCCAAGGCCATTGCCAGTGCCCTACATGGGCTCTGTGCCCAG ATCTTGTCAGAGCGAGTAGGAGTCAGTGGTGATTCCCCTTGCTGCTCACTAGACCCCATCACCCCTGAAGACCTGCCTCGGCAAG TGGAGCTATTGGATGCCGTGAGCCAGGCAGCTCAGACATACGAGGCACTGTACATCGGGACCCTGCCAGTCACCAAAGCCATGG GCATGGACGTGCTGAACGAGGCCATTGGTGCTCTCACCACCCGCGGGGACCAGGATACCTGGGTCCCTGCCATACTCAGTGTGTCTGACTCTCTCATGACTGCACATCCTATTCAG GCAGAGGCTGGTGCAGAGGAGGAGCCACTGTGGCAGTGCCCTGTGCGCCTTGTGACCTTTATTGGCGTTGGCCGTGACCCACACACCTTTGGCCTCATTGCTGACCTGGGCCGTCAGAGCTTCCAGTGTGCGGCCTTCTGGTGCCAGCCCCATGCAGGGGGACTCTCCGAAGCTGTGCAGGCTGCTTGCATG GTTCAGTACCAGAAGTGTCTTGTGGCCTCTGCAGTCCGAGGCAAGGCCTGGGGTGCCCAGGCCCGTGCCCGCCTGCGGCTCAAGCGGACCAGCTCTGTGGATTCCCCAGGAggttccctgccccttcccctgctcaaaggaggggttgggggtgcagGGGCAGCCCCACGAAAGCGgggtgtcttctcttttcttgatgCCTTCCGGCTGAAACCCTCTCTGCTCCACATGCCCTAA
- the APBB3 gene encoding amyloid-beta A4 precursor protein-binding family B member 3 isoform X6 → MLGKDYMLAIILVNCDDDLWGDQSLEGEPGLPPGWRKIRDAAGTYYWHVPSGSTQWQRPTWEPGDAEDPGTRTEGIWGLRPPKGRSFSSLESSLDRSNSLSWYGEDSYIQRVEPGAKCFAVRSLGWVEVPEEDLVPGKSSIAVNNCIQQLAQTRSQSQPPDGAWGEGQNMLMILKKDAMSLVNPLDRSLIHCQPLVHIRVWGVGSSKGRDFAFVAGDKDSCMLKCHVFRCDVPAKAIASALHGLCAQILSERVGVSGDSPCCSLDPITPEDLPRQVELLDAVSQAAQTYEALYIGTLPVTKAMGMDVLNEAIGALTTRGDQDTWVPAILSVSDSLMTAHPIQAEAGAEEEPLWQCPVRLVTFIGVGRDPHTFGLIADLGRQSFQCAAFWCQPHAGGLSEAVQAACMVQYQKCLVASAVRGKAWGAQARARLRLKRTSSVDSPGGSLPLPLLKGGVGGAGAAPRKRGVFSFLDAFRLKPSLLHMP, encoded by the exons ATGCTGGGCAAGGATTACATGCTGGCCATCATTCTGGTCAACTGCGATG ATGATTTGTGGGGGGACCAGAGTCTGGAGGGGGAGCCAGGCCTGCCCCCTGGCTGGAGGAAGATCCGTGATGCTGCAGGTACTTACTATTGGCATGTACCCAGCGGTAGCACCCAGTGGCAGCGCCCAACCTGGGAGCCAGGAGATGCAGAGGACCCAGGCACG AGGACGGAGGGAATCTGGGGACTTCGGCCCCCCAAGGGGAGATCCTTTTCCAGCCTGGAGAGCTCATTGGACCGGAG TAACTCTCTGTCCTGGTATGGTGAAGACTCCTACATCCAGAGAGTGGAGCCAGGGGCTAAG TGCTTTGCAGTCCGGTCTCTGGGCTGGGTAGAGGTACCTGAAGAGGATCTGGTACCAGGGAAGAGCAGTATCGCAGTCAATAACTGCATCCAGCAGCTGGCCCAGACCCGCAGTCAGAGCCAGCCCCCAGATGGTGCCTGGGGCGAG GGCCAGAACATGCTGATGATCCTGAAGAAGGATGCCATGAGCCTGGTGAATCCCCTGGACCGCAGTCTGATCCACTGCCAGCCTCTGGTGCACATCCGTGTATGGGGTGTGGGCAGTTCCAAGGGCCG GGACTTCGCTTTTGTGGCGGGTGATAAAGACAGCTGTATGCTCAAGTGCCATGTGTTTCGCTGTGACGTCCCTGCCAAGGCCATTGCCAGTGCCCTACATGGGCTCTGTGCCCAG ATCTTGTCAGAGCGAGTAGGAGTCAGTGGTGATTCCCCTTGCTGCTCACTAGACCCCATCACCCCTGAAGACCTGCCTCGGCAAG TGGAGCTATTGGATGCCGTGAGCCAGGCAGCTCAGACATACGAGGCACTGTACATCGGGACCCTGCCAGTCACCAAAGCCATGG GCATGGACGTGCTGAACGAGGCCATTGGTGCTCTCACCACCCGCGGGGACCAGGATACCTGGGTCCCTGCCATACTCAGTGTGTCTGACTCTCTCATGACTGCACATCCTATTCAG GCAGAGGCTGGTGCAGAGGAGGAGCCACTGTGGCAGTGCCCTGTGCGCCTTGTGACCTTTATTGGCGTTGGCCGTGACCCACACACCTTTGGCCTCATTGCTGACCTGGGCCGTCAGAGCTTCCAGTGTGCGGCCTTCTGGTGCCAGCCCCATGCAGGGGGACTCTCCGAAGCTGTGCAGGCTGCTTGCATG GTTCAGTACCAGAAGTGTCTTGTGGCCTCTGCAGTCCGAGGCAAGGCCTGGGGTGCCCAGGCCCGTGCCCGCCTGCGGCTCAAGCGGACCAGCTCTGTGGATTCCCCAGGAggttccctgccccttcccctgctcaaaggaggggttgggggtgcagGGGCAGCCCCACGAAAGCGgggtgtcttctcttttcttgatgCCTTCCGGCTGAAACCCTCTCTGCTCCACATGCCCTAA